Proteins from a genomic interval of Pseudomonas anuradhapurensis:
- the pvdM gene encoding pyoverdine-tailoring dipeptidase-like protein PvdM encodes MTTSRWNKALFISLATALTAGAGFAAWHYFATPAGYSRAVMRQANDLQERILSFDSHITLPLTFGTEGSEADKDGDGRFDLAKAARGRLSGAALTIFAWPESWTGNSGPHRPTPGFVEAARHTQEVRYNAISAMVRDFPQQVGIAYTPQDFRRLHGEGKFAVLLSMLNAYALGDDIDQLDRWAARGVRMFGFSYVGNNSWADSSRPLPFFNDTADALDGLSPLGKRAVQRLNDLGVIIDVSQMSSKALAQAVALSRAPVVASHSAPRAMVDIRRNLSDKELQLIKGSGGVVQLVAFSTYLKPLSSKTQDKLNALRARYALPPLADLNYALMPGDPVIAGWPEQKVGQYANELYGILEDEPPATLKDYGDAIDYTVRKVGIDHVGLSSDFNEGGGIDGWQNTSEARNVTAELISRGYSEADIAKLWGGNFLRVWEQVRRAAQPVTHSSP; translated from the coding sequence ATGACGACTTCACGCTGGAACAAAGCCCTGTTTATCAGCCTGGCCACTGCGCTTACCGCTGGCGCCGGGTTTGCTGCCTGGCACTATTTCGCCACGCCTGCCGGCTACTCCAGAGCGGTGATGCGCCAGGCCAACGACCTGCAGGAACGCATCCTCTCGTTCGACAGCCATATCACCCTGCCGCTGACCTTCGGCACCGAAGGCAGTGAGGCGGACAAGGACGGCGATGGCCGCTTCGACCTGGCCAAGGCTGCACGCGGGCGTCTGTCCGGCGCCGCCCTGACGATATTCGCCTGGCCCGAATCGTGGACTGGCAACTCAGGCCCGCACCGCCCTACCCCGGGCTTCGTCGAGGCCGCCCGGCATACCCAGGAGGTGCGCTACAACGCCATCAGCGCCATGGTCCGCGACTTCCCGCAACAGGTTGGCATCGCCTACACCCCACAAGACTTTCGGCGCCTGCACGGCGAGGGCAAGTTCGCGGTGCTGCTCAGCATGCTCAATGCCTACGCCCTGGGCGACGACATCGACCAGCTCGACCGCTGGGCCGCACGCGGGGTGCGCATGTTCGGCTTCAGCTATGTGGGCAACAACAGCTGGGCCGATTCCTCGCGCCCGCTGCCGTTCTTCAATGACACTGCCGATGCCCTGGACGGCCTGTCACCGCTCGGCAAGCGCGCCGTGCAACGGCTGAACGACCTGGGCGTGATCATCGACGTGTCGCAGATGTCCAGCAAGGCATTGGCCCAGGCTGTCGCCCTCAGCCGCGCGCCCGTGGTGGCGTCGCACTCGGCACCACGGGCCATGGTCGACATCAGGCGCAACCTTTCCGACAAGGAGCTGCAGCTGATCAAGGGCAGTGGCGGCGTGGTCCAGCTGGTGGCCTTTTCCACCTACCTCAAGCCGCTGAGCAGCAAGACCCAGGACAAACTCAACGCACTGCGCGCGCGCTACGCCCTGCCGCCGCTGGCCGACCTCAACTACGCACTGATGCCGGGCGACCCGGTGATCGCCGGCTGGCCGGAGCAGAAGGTCGGCCAGTATGCGAACGAGCTGTACGGCATCCTCGAAGACGAACCCCCAGCCACCCTCAAGGACTACGGCGACGCCATCGACTACACGGTGCGCAAGGTCGGCATCGACCACGTCGGCCTCAGCTCGGACTTCAACGAAGGCGGTGGCATCGACGGCTGGCAGAACACCAGCGAGGCGCGCAACGTCACTGCCGAACTGATCAGCCGCGGCTACTCCGAAGCGGACATTGCCAAGCTCTGGGGCGGCAACTTCCTGCGGGTGTGGGAGCAGGTGCGACGCGCCGCGCAACCTGTCACCCACTCATCCCCCTGA
- a CDS encoding aminotransferase class V-fold PLP-dependent enzyme has protein sequence MNDRRTFLKQAGLLAAALPLAGPGALLQSAQAAPAQAATGNDWAAFRSLFELDPAYAHFANFLITSHPRPVREAIEALRARFDRHPARLVDWDSQSEWKHEAAVREWAARYLEVTPRQIALTGSTTEGLGLIYGGLKIAPGQEILTTVHEHSAARHTMGFRTTRDGTRVRRLRLFDDPAKVSSDQVLTTIAAAIGPQTRVLGMTWVHSGSGVKLPVGEIGALVREANRQRDAQDRIIYVIDGVHGFGVEDMRFADLNCDYFIAGTHKWLFGPRGTGIICAASTGLEQLTPTIATFSENEDFATVMTPGGYHAFEHRWALGKAFELHLQLGKAAVQARIHELNDYLRQRLEALPGIELVTPRSARYSAGFTFFRFKGQDADEVARHLNSQRIVVDAVSRDVGPVVRTAPGLLNTEAEIERLVNVLGRRVHG, from the coding sequence ATGAACGACCGTCGCACCTTTCTCAAGCAGGCTGGCCTGCTGGCTGCCGCGCTGCCCCTGGCCGGCCCCGGCGCGCTGCTGCAATCGGCACAGGCGGCGCCTGCGCAAGCAGCCACTGGCAACGACTGGGCGGCATTTCGCAGCCTGTTCGAGCTGGACCCTGCGTATGCCCACTTCGCCAACTTTCTGATCACCTCGCACCCACGCCCGGTGCGCGAAGCCATCGAGGCACTGCGCGCCCGCTTCGACCGTCACCCGGCCCGCCTGGTCGACTGGGACAGCCAGTCGGAGTGGAAGCACGAAGCCGCCGTACGCGAGTGGGCGGCGCGCTACCTCGAAGTGACGCCGCGCCAGATCGCCCTGACCGGCAGCACCACGGAAGGCCTCGGGCTGATCTATGGCGGGCTGAAGATCGCGCCGGGGCAGGAAATACTCACTACCGTGCACGAGCATTCAGCCGCCCGCCACACCATGGGTTTTCGCACCACCCGCGACGGCACCCGAGTGCGCCGGTTGCGCCTGTTCGACGACCCTGCCAAGGTCAGCAGCGACCAGGTTCTGACCACCATCGCTGCCGCCATCGGGCCACAGACCCGGGTGCTGGGCATGACCTGGGTGCACTCGGGCAGTGGCGTGAAACTGCCGGTGGGCGAGATCGGCGCGCTGGTCCGCGAGGCCAACCGCCAGCGTGACGCGCAGGACCGGATCATCTACGTGATCGACGGCGTACACGGCTTTGGCGTCGAAGACATGCGCTTTGCCGACCTCAACTGCGATTACTTCATTGCCGGTACCCACAAGTGGCTGTTCGGGCCACGCGGTACCGGGATCATCTGCGCGGCGTCCACCGGGCTGGAGCAACTGACCCCGACCATTGCCACCTTTTCCGAGAACGAAGACTTTGCCACCGTGATGACGCCGGGTGGCTACCACGCGTTCGAGCACCGCTGGGCGCTGGGCAAGGCGTTCGAATTGCACCTGCAACTGGGCAAGGCGGCCGTGCAGGCGCGTATTCACGAGCTGAACGACTACCTCAGGCAACGGCTTGAGGCACTGCCGGGTATCGAACTGGTGACACCGCGCAGCGCACGCTATTCGGCGGGGTTCACTTTCTTCAGGTTCAAGGGCCAGGATGCCGACGAGGTCGCCCGGCATCTCAATAGCCAGCGCATCGTGGTCGATGCCGTGTCGCGGGATGTGGGGCCGGTGGTGCGGACGGCGCCGGGGTTGTTGAATACCGAGGCCGAGATCGAGCGGTTGGTAAATGTGTTGGGGCGACGCGTTCACGGTTGA
- a CDS encoding efflux RND transporter periplasmic adaptor subunit, with protein MRPLTTTRRRVLLTGLGLLGLGSLLAWTALPSAAQPLSTVAVTRADIESSVTALGTLQPRRYVDVGAQASGQIHTLHVEVGDTVRKGQLLVEIDPSTQQARLDAGRYSIDNLKAQLAEQRAQFQLARQQLKRQRDLAAAGATRDEDVQTAAAQLKVTQARIDMFQAQIRQAQASLRSDEAELGYTRIYAPMDGTVVAVDAREGQTLNAQQQTPLILRIARLSPMTVWAQVSEADIGQVKPGMTAYFTTLAGGKRRWTSTVRQVLPVPPKPLDQASQGGGSPASVSNGNAGNQVVQYSVLLDVDNPDGALMAEMTAQVFFVAGKASQVLTVPRAALDDADGLRLAHVLTRDGKVEQRQVRTGLSDRLRVQVLDGLNEGERLVIGAPGVRGG; from the coding sequence ATGAGACCTTTAACCACTACCCGTCGCCGGGTCCTGCTCACGGGCCTGGGCCTGCTCGGCCTGGGCAGCCTGCTGGCCTGGACGGCACTGCCCTCCGCTGCACAGCCGCTCAGCACGGTCGCGGTGACCCGCGCCGACATCGAAAGCAGCGTAACCGCACTGGGCACCCTGCAACCAAGGCGCTACGTGGATGTCGGGGCGCAGGCCTCGGGGCAGATCCACACCCTGCACGTCGAGGTTGGCGATACGGTGCGCAAAGGCCAGCTGCTGGTCGAGATCGACCCTTCGACCCAGCAGGCGCGGCTGGATGCCGGCCGCTACTCGATCGACAACCTCAAGGCCCAGTTGGCCGAACAACGCGCGCAGTTCCAGCTGGCACGGCAGCAGCTCAAGCGCCAGCGTGACCTGGCCGCTGCGGGCGCCACCCGCGACGAGGACGTGCAGACCGCCGCCGCCCAGCTCAAAGTCACCCAGGCGCGCATCGACATGTTCCAGGCGCAGATCCGCCAGGCCCAGGCCAGCCTGCGCAGCGACGAGGCCGAGCTGGGCTACACCCGCATCTACGCGCCCATGGACGGTACCGTGGTGGCGGTGGACGCGCGCGAGGGGCAAACCCTCAACGCCCAACAGCAAACCCCGTTGATCCTGCGCATCGCCAGGCTCTCGCCAATGACGGTATGGGCCCAGGTATCGGAGGCCGACATCGGCCAGGTCAAGCCGGGCATGACCGCGTACTTCACCACCCTGGCCGGCGGCAAGCGCCGCTGGACCAGCACCGTGCGCCAGGTGCTGCCGGTGCCGCCCAAGCCGCTGGACCAGGCCAGCCAGGGCGGCGGTAGCCCGGCCAGCGTCAGCAATGGCAACGCCGGCAACCAGGTGGTGCAGTACAGCGTGCTGCTGGATGTCGACAACCCGGATGGTGCGCTGATGGCCGAAATGACTGCCCAGGTATTCTTCGTCGCCGGCAAAGCCAGCCAGGTGCTGACCGTGCCACGGGCAGCGCTGGACGACGCCGATGGCCTGCGCCTGGCGCATGTGCTGACCCGTGACGGCAAGGTGGAACAGCGCCAGGTGCGCACCGGCCTCAGTGACCGCCTGCGGGTGCAGGTGCTGGACGGCCTGAATGAAGGCGAACGCCTGGTGATCGGCGCCCCTGGCGTGCGCGGAGGCTGA
- a CDS encoding PvdJ/PvdD/PvdP-like protein, with the protein MTISRRGFITGVALTGVVVPAAVGALYQRRQGAAEEFPQTPGEAVVELADTGLQQLGDTLRGIWRWTQLGEEAGLQGLPAGDLELFLDVAANGRALRGYLDTPERLRTEAQPRYRVVGDLLADTPGTLRWRLFSSQARYECHVVLDEVWGRFGNAGPATLNGRIVRLDRALSLPVQDNHFLALKRTFPEARERTPLNPQLLAWLITPEHRLFHQLWHASRDKWHKLAKDKQGALRGLGWQPGPRERERDARGRHKDRNGSGEDFLFMHRHMLGSARALQDLPSWPRFPLPQPELERDRAGFARYFDNHDGNALPPTWLTGDDADYTRWVRDIKTADTFHGNFQVWESRYTDPEYLSTLTLAQFGSELELGLHDWLHMRWASVPRDPANGMPVPTARTPDDFAERWFAAHNDFLGDPFSSHVNPVFWRFHGWIDDRIEDWFAAHERLHPGEVRRQQVNGVPWFAPGRWVAVADPWLGPDTHGCSTVPGLRPGRSVEMDPETMKLALRIIYSDDGLFDTLQPRVPQRPWYARNLKVRS; encoded by the coding sequence ATGACGATTTCGCGACGCGGTTTCATCACCGGTGTGGCATTGACGGGCGTGGTGGTGCCCGCTGCGGTGGGTGCGCTGTATCAGCGGCGGCAGGGCGCCGCCGAGGAATTTCCGCAGACGCCTGGCGAGGCCGTTGTCGAGTTGGCCGATACCGGCCTGCAGCAGTTGGGCGATACCCTGCGCGGCATCTGGCGCTGGACCCAGCTGGGCGAGGAGGCTGGCCTGCAAGGTTTACCAGCGGGAGACCTGGAACTGTTCCTTGACGTTGCTGCCAATGGCCGTGCCCTGCGCGGCTACCTGGATACACCCGAGCGCCTGCGTACGGAGGCGCAACCGCGCTACCGTGTGGTCGGTGACCTGCTGGCGGATACGCCGGGCACCTTGCGCTGGCGGCTGTTTTCGTCCCAGGCGCGCTATGAATGCCATGTCGTGCTCGACGAGGTATGGGGCCGCTTCGGCAACGCCGGGCCGGCGACCCTCAATGGGCGCATTGTGCGCCTGGACCGGGCGTTGTCGTTGCCGGTGCAGGACAACCACTTCCTGGCCTTGAAGCGCACCTTTCCGGAAGCCCGTGAACGGACCCCGCTGAACCCGCAACTGCTGGCCTGGCTGATCACTCCGGAGCATCGCCTGTTCCACCAGCTGTGGCACGCCTCGCGGGACAAGTGGCACAAGCTGGCCAAGGACAAGCAGGGCGCGCTGCGTGGCCTGGGCTGGCAACCCGGGCCGCGTGAGCGCGAGCGTGATGCGCGAGGTCGGCACAAGGACCGCAATGGCTCGGGTGAGGACTTCCTGTTCATGCACCGGCATATGCTTGGCAGCGCTCGGGCGTTGCAGGACCTGCCTTCCTGGCCGCGCTTCCCGCTGCCGCAGCCGGAACTGGAGCGCGACCGCGCAGGGTTCGCTCGCTACTTCGACAACCATGACGGCAACGCCCTGCCGCCCACGTGGCTGACCGGCGATGACGCCGACTACACCCGGTGGGTGCGCGACATCAAGACCGCGGATACCTTCCACGGCAACTTCCAGGTCTGGGAGTCGCGCTATACCGACCCCGAGTACCTGAGCACGCTGACCCTGGCGCAGTTCGGCTCGGAACTGGAGCTGGGCCTGCACGACTGGTTGCACATGCGCTGGGCATCGGTGCCGCGCGATCCCGCCAACGGCATGCCGGTGCCGACGGCGCGCACCCCGGATGATTTTGCCGAGCGTTGGTTCGCCGCGCACAACGACTTCCTCGGGGACCCGTTTTCCTCCCATGTGAACCCGGTGTTCTGGCGCTTTCATGGCTGGATCGATGACCGCATCGAGGATTGGTTCGCGGCCCATGAACGCTTGCACCCTGGCGAGGTCAGGCGCCAGCAGGTCAACGGTGTGCCGTGGTTCGCCCCAGGGCGCTGGGTGGCCGTGGCGGACCCGTGGTTGGGGCCGGATACGCACGGCTGCTCGACGGTGCCGGGGTTGCGGCCTGGGCGCAGTGTGGAGATGGACCCGGAAACGATGAAGCTGGCGTTGCGCATCATCTACAGCGATGACGGCCTGTTCGACACGTTGCAGCCCAGGGTGCCGCAGCGACCTTGGTATGCGCGCAACCTGAAGGTGCGGAGCTAG
- a CDS encoding MacB family efflux pump subunit, producing the protein MSTPLIELVDIRKSYGGVDTPKVDILHGISLRIYPGEFVAIVGASGSGKSTLMNILGCLDRPTSGRYRFAGKDVAELGSDELAWLRREAFGFVFQGYHLIPSGSAQENVEMPAIYAGIAARERHARASALLDRLGLASRTDNRPHQLSGGQQQRVSIARALMNGGHIILADEPTGALDSQSGTEVMALLDELAAQGHVIILITHDRDVAARAQRVIEIRDGVVISDSPSALPPPDNGRGLQAEQLRQHLDRGAALRGAWQGELREALQAAWRVMWVNRFRTALTLLGIVIGVASVVVMLAVGEGSKRQVMAQMAAFGSNILYLNGKPASLGEQAGTITLDDVAAIGQLPQVRHVMPVLGEKLMVRYGNHSQRFYVGGNNTRFPEIFNWPAVHGSFYSETDEATAAAVAVIGQKVREQMLDPGRDPLGQYLLIGNVPFQVVGILAGKGASSGDQDSDGRIVVPYSAAAIRLFGQRDPDYIAVAALDSTRVEETEAAIDQLLRQRHNGRRDFELTNDAALIQAEARTQNSLSLMLGAIAAISLLVGGIGVMNIMLMTVRERTREIGIRMATGARQRDILRQFLSEAVLLSMVGGLAGIVLALAIGAGLMLADVVVAFALPAMLGAFACAVVTGIVFGFMPARKAARLDPVKALTSE; encoded by the coding sequence ATGAGCACACCCCTGATCGAACTGGTCGACATCCGTAAATCCTACGGCGGCGTCGACACCCCCAAGGTCGATATCCTGCACGGTATCAGCCTGCGCATTTACCCCGGTGAGTTCGTCGCCATCGTCGGCGCTTCCGGCTCCGGCAAGTCGACACTGATGAACATCCTCGGTTGCCTCGACCGGCCCACGTCCGGCCGCTATCGCTTCGCCGGCAAGGACGTGGCCGAACTGGGTAGCGACGAGCTGGCCTGGCTACGCCGCGAGGCATTCGGCTTCGTATTCCAGGGCTACCACCTGATCCCCTCCGGTTCGGCCCAGGAAAACGTCGAAATGCCGGCTATCTACGCCGGCATCGCCGCGCGCGAACGTCACGCTCGCGCCAGCGCCCTGCTCGACCGCCTGGGCCTGGCCAGCCGCACCGACAACCGCCCGCATCAGTTGTCCGGCGGCCAGCAGCAGCGGGTATCGATCGCCCGTGCATTGATGAACGGCGGCCATATCATCCTTGCCGACGAACCCACCGGCGCGCTCGACAGCCAGAGTGGCACTGAAGTGATGGCGTTGCTCGACGAGCTGGCGGCCCAGGGCCACGTGATCATCCTGATCACCCATGACCGCGATGTGGCGGCGCGGGCGCAGCGAGTGATCGAGATTCGCGACGGCGTGGTCATCAGCGATTCGCCCAGCGCCCTGCCCCCGCCTGACAACGGCCGAGGGCTGCAGGCCGAGCAGTTGCGTCAGCACCTGGACCGCGGCGCGGCCTTGCGCGGGGCGTGGCAAGGCGAACTGCGCGAAGCCCTGCAGGCCGCCTGGCGGGTGATGTGGGTCAACCGCTTCCGCACCGCCCTGACCCTGCTGGGCATCGTCATCGGTGTTGCCTCGGTGGTGGTGATGCTGGCCGTGGGCGAAGGCAGCAAACGCCAGGTGATGGCGCAGATGGCCGCCTTCGGCTCGAACATCCTCTACCTCAATGGCAAACCGGCAAGCCTGGGCGAACAGGCTGGCACCATTACCCTCGACGATGTCGCCGCCATCGGCCAGTTGCCGCAGGTCCGGCACGTGATGCCGGTGCTCGGAGAAAAGCTGATGGTGCGTTACGGCAACCACAGCCAGCGGTTCTATGTGGGTGGCAACAACACCCGCTTCCCCGAGATTTTCAACTGGCCGGCGGTGCACGGTAGCTTCTACAGCGAAACCGATGAAGCCACCGCCGCGGCAGTGGCGGTGATCGGCCAGAAAGTGCGGGAACAGATGCTCGACCCTGGACGCGATCCGCTGGGGCAGTACCTGCTGATCGGCAATGTGCCGTTCCAGGTGGTCGGCATTCTGGCCGGCAAGGGTGCCAGCTCCGGCGACCAGGACAGCGACGGGCGCATCGTGGTGCCCTACTCCGCGGCGGCCATCCGCCTGTTTGGCCAGCGCGACCCGGACTACATCGCCGTCGCCGCGCTCGATTCCACGCGGGTCGAGGAAACCGAAGCGGCCATCGACCAGTTGCTGCGCCAGCGCCACAACGGGCGCCGGGATTTCGAGCTGACCAACGACGCGGCACTGATCCAGGCCGAAGCGCGCACGCAGAACAGCCTGTCGCTGATGCTGGGGGCGATTGCCGCGATCTCGCTGCTGGTGGGCGGCATCGGGGTGATGAACATCATGCTGATGACGGTGCGCGAGCGCACCCGCGAAATCGGTATCCGCATGGCTACCGGCGCACGCCAGCGCGACATCCTGCGGCAATTTCTCAGCGAGGCGGTGCTGCTGTCGATGGTCGGCGGCCTGGCCGGCATCGTCCTGGCCCTGGCCATCGGCGCTGGCCTGATGTTGGCAGATGTGGTGGTGGCCTTTGCCCTGCCTGCCATGCTCGGCGCCTTTGCCTGCGCCGTGGTCACCGGCATCGTGTTCGGCTTCATGCCCGCGCGCAAGGCCGCCCGCCTCGACCCGGTCAAAGCCCTTACCAGCGAATAA
- a CDS encoding alpha/beta hydrolase has protein sequence MALHPDLAAFLELVEFGRLTGRSLPMHAMDVAQARAEFESSSQVLDPSPPGHVTVSELQFSVRDGTRLAARLYRQGQAGTAVQPVILYLHGGGYVVGSLDSHDSVCRRLAALGEFAVLAADYRLAPQQQFPVALHDVLDAANWLAEQAASLGLDNRRIVLAGDSVGASLAAVMAIMAVEQPVALAFKPLAQLLFYPVTDMACQRDSHRQHAEGYLLETATLEWFYRHYVPQPEQRLDWRVSPLRSSLREALAPAYLFVAEYDPLHDEGIAYRDWLLAGGTPVRFARVEGLTHDFLRMSGIVGQVGDIYRDVGAWLQVIGEQG, from the coding sequence ATGGCACTGCACCCCGATCTGGCGGCTTTTCTGGAACTGGTCGAGTTTGGCCGGCTGACGGGCAGGAGCCTGCCCATGCACGCGATGGATGTGGCCCAGGCCCGCGCCGAGTTCGAAAGCAGCTCGCAGGTGCTCGACCCCAGCCCGCCGGGCCATGTGACGGTCAGCGAGCTGCAGTTCAGCGTGCGCGACGGTACTCGCCTGGCTGCCCGTCTGTACCGCCAGGGCCAGGCCGGCACCGCCGTGCAACCGGTGATCCTGTACCTGCACGGTGGCGGCTACGTCGTCGGCAGCCTCGACTCGCATGATTCGGTGTGCCGCCGTCTGGCGGCGCTGGGCGAGTTCGCGGTACTGGCCGCAGATTACCGCCTGGCACCGCAGCAGCAGTTCCCGGTGGCGCTGCACGACGTGCTGGACGCCGCCAACTGGCTGGCCGAACAGGCAGCGTCGCTGGGGCTGGACAATCGCCGGATAGTGCTGGCGGGGGACAGTGTAGGGGCCAGCCTGGCTGCGGTCATGGCCATCATGGCAGTCGAGCAACCCGTGGCACTGGCATTCAAGCCGCTGGCGCAGCTGCTGTTCTATCCGGTAACCGATATGGCCTGCCAGCGTGATTCGCACCGCCAGCATGCCGAGGGCTACCTGCTGGAGACGGCCACGCTGGAGTGGTTCTACCGGCACTATGTACCGCAGCCCGAGCAGCGCCTGGATTGGCGGGTGTCGCCGTTGCGCTCGTCCCTGCGGGAAGCGTTGGCGCCAGCGTATCTGTTCGTCGCCGAGTACGACCCGTTGCACGATGAAGGTATCGCTTATCGCGACTGGCTGCTGGCGGGTGGCACGCCAGTGCGCTTCGCGCGGGTGGAGGGGCTGACCCATGACTTTCTGCGCATGTCGGGGATCGTGGGCCAGGTGGGGGACATCTATCGGGATGTCGGGGCGTGGTTGCAGGTGATCGGCGAGCAGGGCTGA
- a CDS encoding efflux transporter outer membrane subunit, translated as MTLPSRISLLPLCVCLAACSTPTPPASDLAAPLAWQGAGASPSAPPPTLQWWHAFASRELDRLVQRALHNAHDLAAATARVRQAQARAVIAGAPLLPELKLGLDGSRQRLLHGDGYDQLDVSRSEPTSTSFDIQLSASYEIDFWGGLRASRAQALRSLEASRFDRQTVELTLVSAVADSYLQGLALAEQLRIARLNLRNAQELLGLVEARQRSGSATRLELAQQRSLVAAQQRQLPLLEQKWQDSRVTLATLLGDPLQSLPTSQEAITSLRWPAIGSGVPSELLTRRPDIAAAEARLAAASANVHVARAAMLPKLTLDANLGAGADTFAHLFDSAYYTLSSGLVAPLFNHGRLRAARELAEAEQAELLETYRSSILAAFADVEKALNAIDGVDRQRQWQDQEVQQARLAFELAQRRYGAGAETLLSVLETQRTWYVAQDQQAQLRLARLQGSVALYKALGGGWGIKQ; from the coding sequence ATGACTCTGCCTAGCCGCATCAGCCTGTTGCCCCTGTGCGTATGCCTCGCCGCCTGCAGCACGCCAACCCCACCTGCCAGCGACCTGGCCGCCCCGCTCGCCTGGCAAGGCGCAGGCGCATCACCCTCGGCACCACCGCCGACGCTCCAGTGGTGGCACGCGTTCGCCAGCCGCGAGCTGGACCGCCTGGTGCAGCGTGCCCTGCACAATGCCCACGACCTGGCCGCCGCCACCGCGCGGGTGCGCCAGGCCCAGGCCCGCGCGGTGATTGCCGGCGCGCCGTTGTTGCCGGAGCTGAAGCTGGGCCTGGACGGCAGCCGCCAACGCCTGCTGCACGGCGATGGCTACGACCAGCTTGATGTCAGCCGCAGCGAACCGACCAGCACCTCGTTCGATATACAACTCAGCGCCAGCTACGAGATCGACTTCTGGGGCGGCCTGCGGGCGTCCCGCGCGCAGGCCTTGCGCAGCCTGGAGGCCAGCCGTTTCGATCGCCAGACCGTTGAGTTGACCCTGGTCAGTGCCGTGGCCGACAGTTACCTGCAGGGGCTGGCCCTGGCAGAACAGCTGCGCATTGCCCGCCTGAACCTGCGCAATGCCCAGGAACTGCTGGGCCTGGTCGAAGCGCGCCAGCGCAGCGGTTCCGCCACGCGCCTGGAGCTGGCCCAGCAGCGCAGCCTGGTGGCCGCGCAGCAACGCCAGTTGCCGTTGCTGGAACAGAAGTGGCAGGACAGCCGGGTCACCCTGGCGACCCTGCTCGGCGACCCGCTGCAGTCGTTGCCCACCAGCCAGGAAGCGATCACCAGCCTGCGGTGGCCGGCCATCGGCAGCGGCGTGCCCAGCGAACTGCTCACTCGCCGACCGGACATTGCCGCTGCCGAAGCGCGTCTGGCCGCTGCCAGCGCCAATGTGCACGTCGCCCGCGCGGCCATGCTGCCCAAGCTCACCCTCGACGCCAACCTGGGGGCGGGTGCCGACACCTTCGCCCACCTGTTCGATAGCGCCTACTACACCCTCAGCAGCGGCCTGGTCGCGCCGCTGTTCAACCATGGCCGGCTGCGCGCCGCACGTGAGCTGGCCGAAGCCGAACAGGCGGAATTGCTGGAGACCTACCGCAGCAGCATCCTGGCCGCTTTTGCCGATGTCGAGAAGGCGCTCAATGCGATCGATGGCGTCGATCGCCAGCGCCAGTGGCAAGATCAAGAAGTGCAGCAGGCCCGGCTGGCATTCGAGCTGGCGCAACGGCGCTATGGCGCAGGCGCCGAGACCTTGTTGAGCGTGCTGGAAACCCAGCGCACCTGGTATGTGGCGCAGGACCAGCAGGCGCAACTGCGCCTGGCGCGGTTGCAGGGCAGCGTGGCGTTGTACAAGGCCTTGGGTGGGGGGTGGGGAATCAAGCAGTAG